The genomic DNA AGAGCCTCTTGCGGAGCCGGTCGACGAGGCCGTGCCTGCCGGTGAGGCGATGAACGAGTCCATTCCCGCCGAGGAGCTGGACGCCGTCATGGACGAGCCTGAAGAGGCCCGGTCTGCCGAAGACGAGGTGTTTGTCTCAGCGGCAGACGATCTGCCGAGCGCCGAGCCGATGGACGCCGAACTCACCGGCCTTGAAGAGCTGGGAGACGACGACATCGAGGATGTGGACAGCCTTCTGGACAACGTCGAGGTGGACGTGTCCGATGTTGTGGACACCGAAGCGGTAGACGCCGAGATGGATGACGACATGGTCATGGATTTGGACGAAGGGTCCCTGGACGAGGTGCTGGCCGTCGAATCCGAACCGTCCGACGTGGACATGGACGAGGAACCGGATCTGCTCCCGATCATTCCGGCCGGGGAGGGCGAGCCCACCCTGGCGGAACTCCAGGCCAAGGTCCGTCAGTTGGAGGGTCGGGTGGAGGAGCTTGAACTGCGCCTTCGCGACGAGATCGCCCAGATGGTCCCGGCGGAAGCCGCCAGAATCATCCGCGAGGAGATTGCGGCGTTGACCGCCGACTTCGACGAATAACGGAAAATTCCGATCGAGCGGTCCGCCCCGGATCGTTCCAGAAAATTTGTAAAGGCCTCACCTTCAGGGTGGGGCCTTTTTTCATGCGCATTCGGCCAAAGCCCGTTTCAAGCACTCCACTCCAAAGAACACAAAACCACCCGCTCCAATCTGTCTCATTTAAATCCTCTTCCCTAAAAAAAGACTGCCTGTACCTCCCGCGAAGCGGCAATAAAAAGTTTAGGAAAAGAAGGGGATGGGGGTCCGGGGGAAAGGGAGGAAAGAACCCTTTTCAAAGGGGTTTTCCTCCCCTTCCCCCGGTCGCCGGAGGCTCCTTCGCCTACGTGCCGCAGAAAGTCTGCTCGACGCGTTCCTCGGGTCGCGGCGGAGCGGCGTATTCGGCGTTTTCCGGCTGATCTTCGTAGGGCCGCCGGAGCACTTCGATGAGCCTGTCGACGAGGGTGAAGTCACCGACCTCAGCCGCCTGGATGGCCTGCTCGATGCGGTGGTTTCGCGGGATGAAGGCCGGGGTGGCGGAACGCATGGTTTCGCGGGCCGTGCCGACGGAGCCTGTCAGCGCCAGTCGGGCGCGCCAGTCGTCGAGCCAGTGGCGAATCTCCTCGTTTGTGGCGAAGAGGGCCGTGAACGGGGCCGGATCGGTCTGGGCGTCGCAGAGGGCGCGGAAGGCGTTGGTGAAATCTGTCCCGTTGCGCCGCATGAGATCAAGGAGACCGCGCGCCAGGGCAAAGGATTCGTCGTCGCCGGGCAGCCCGATCTTGCTGCAAAGCCCTTGCGTGTAGTGGGCGGCGAAAGCCGGGATGAACCGTTCCAGAACCGCCTCTCCCGCCGTATGCGCCCGGGATTCGTCGTCGTCCAGCAAGGGGATGAGACAGCCGCCGAGACAGGCCAGGTTCCAGGCCATGATGGTCGGCTGCCGATTGAAGGCGTAACGCCCGAAGTGGTCGATGGAGCTGAACACCGCCTCGGGGTCGTACTGGTCGAGGAAGGCGCACGGGCCAAAGTCGATGGTCTCGCCGCTCACGGCGGTATTGTCCGTGTTCATGACGCCGTGCACGAAGCCGACGCACATCCATCGGGCCATGAGCTCGGCCTGGGCGGAACAGATGGCCTCGAACAAAGCGAGATACGGATTGTCCGCCTGGCTCGCGGACGGGTGGTTGCGTTCGATGACATGATCGGCAAGTTGCCGGACGGCGTCTTCCATGCGCCGTGCCGCGAAATATTCAAAGGTGCCCACGCGCACGAATCCGGATGCGACGCGGGTAAGGACCGCGCCGTGAAGCTCGGCTTCGCGGAACACGGGCTGGCCGGTCGATGTCATGGCCAGGGCGCGGGTGGACGGGATGCCCATGGCGTGCATGGCCTCACTGACCACGTATTCGCGCAGGACCGGCCCGAGCGGGGAGCGGCCGTCGCCCCCGCGCGAGAATTTGGTGCGGCCGGAGCCCTTGAGCTGGATGTCGAACCGTTCGCCCGCCTTGTTGACGGTTTCGCCCAGGAGATGCGCCCGGCCGTCGCCGAGCTGCGGAACGAACTGGCCGAACTGGTGGCCCGCGTATGCCTGCGCGATGGGTTCGGAGCCGGGCAGGAGCCGGTTGCCGGAGAACAGGGCGGCCAGGTCGGCGTCGTCTTCGGGCAGATCGAGCTCAAGGCGTTCGGCCAGGGGCCGGTTCAGCCGAATGAGCGAGGGCGCGGCGACCGGTTCCGGGTCGATTCGCTGATAAAAGGGCTCGGGAAGATGCGCGTAGCTGTTGATGAAGCGCATGGCGTTCATTCCCCCAGGAGGTTGAACCAGGCCGGGAGCAGAGTGTCCAGCGAATTGGCCAGCAGGCGCATGTAGTGGGCCTCGATCCCGATCATTTCCTCGTCGCGGCGGCGGAGCCATTCGGACATCCAGGCGAAGCGGAGGGCGAGCACCAGTTCCGGCAGCAGGGAGAGGGAGGTCCGGTCCAGGCACACTCCTTGCCGCAGGGTTTGCAGTAGGGCCGGGGCCAGGCCGCGCACCAGGGCGTGCGGGTCCTCGATGCCAACGCAGCCGAGACAGTTGGCCGCGTCGAACAGGCAGGGACGGATTCCGGCGAACTCCCAGTCGATGACGGCCGCGGCGGACGTGCCGTGCCAGATGATGTTCAGGGGGTGAAAGTCTCCGTGGCAGAAGGAAACCGGCAAACTAGGCCACGCCTCGAAGAGAGGCGTCAGCGCGGGCAGGACCGGGGAGAGGGCTTCATGGAGGTCCGGCCTGCGACCGGCCATGGCCGCCATCAGTTCGTCGATGTATCCCTCCAAGAGGAAGGCCGGTTCGTCGTCGAATTCGTGAATGCAGCCAGAGACCTCGCGCAGGCGGCAGAGGAACTTGCCCAGGCTCTCGCCGCGCGCGGCATCCTCTATGTATTCGGGCTGGGGGAGCGGGTCGCCGGGGATGAACGGGGAGAGCTGGTGCTGCTGTCCCTCGTGTTCGATCACGAAACGTCCGTCCGGCCCGGCCAGGTAGGCGGGCACGGGCAATCCGGCACGGCTTAGCCTGTCCAGGGCGCGGGCGATGCGCTCGCGCCTGTCAAACTGGCCCGGGCGCAGTGTTTCGAGCATCCAGACGCGGCCCTGGTCATCTTCCTCGGCGCGGCGGGACAGGCATCGCTCGGGGCTGCCGGGCAGAACGATATCCGTGCGGTGGCGGCCGGAGGACAGCCCCCAAAGGGTGAGCAGATCGGTCATGACGGGCTTACTCCATGTCCGGAGCGGTCCGGATCGCGGCGGCGGTGTCGAGGCCGGTGGTGATTTTCATGGTGAGGCGGCTCCCTGGGAAAAGGTTGTCGTATTGAGGGCTATATGAATATGGGAGCCGGGCGTCAACCTGCGAACCTGTTTCGGGACGGATCGGGGTTTTATTCCGGTGTGAAGTCATATATGTTTATCCTTTGTCTTTGTTATCCGTTTCAATGAGAGAGTACCCCATGTCGCTGAAAGTGAGCAAGCGCAGGCCGCTTGTGTCCCAGTCGGAAATTCGGAACATGACCCTTGAATGCGCCCGGGTGTCGGGCGTGAACCTGGCCCAGGGCGTGTGCGACCTGCCCGTGCCTGAACCTGTCATTCGGGGCGCGGAAGAGGCCATGCGCGCGGGAGCCAATATCTATACCCGCTTCGACGGGCTGGCTCGCCTGCGGGAGGCCGTCGCGGCCAAGCAGCGGCGGTTCTCCGGCATGGAGGTCGACCCGAACGGACAGGTGGTTGTCTCGGCCGGAGCCACGGGCGCGTTCTACTCCGCCTGTCTGGCCCTGCTGGACGAGGGGGATGAGGTCCTGGTTTTCGAACCGTACTACGGCTACCACATCGTGACCATGGCTTCCCTGGGCATCAAGCCGGTCTACGCCACCCTGGAGCCGCCCGAGTGGGGATTCTCCGCCGAGGACCTGGAACGGGCCGTGACCGCGAAGACCCGCGCCATCATCTTGAACACCCCGTCCAACCCGGCGGGCAAGGTTTTTACCCGCGAGGAACTCGCCCTTGTCGCGGATTTCGCCGAGGCTCACGACCTGTTCGTGTTCACCGACGAGATATACGAGCATTTCGTCTTCGACGGCCGCGAGCACGTGTCCCCGGCGACTTTACCCGGCATGGCCCGGCGGACCGTCACCATTTCAGGGCTTTCCAAGGTTTTTGCCATCACCGGCTGGCGGCTCGGCTACGCCATCTGCGATCCCGAATGGGCGTTGGCCATCGGTCATTTCAGCGACCTGGTCTACGTGTGCGCGCCCGCGCCGCTGCAACTCGGCGCGGCCAAGGGATTGGAGGAGCTTGGCCCGGAATATTACCAAGGGGTGTCCGACGACCACCAGCTCAAGCGGGACAGGTTCTGCGACGCCCTGCGTTCGATCGGGCTGACGCCGCATGTCCCGGCCGGGGCGTATTACACGCTCGCCGACGTGACGTCCCTGCCCGGGAAGACCGCCAAGGAGCGAGCCCTGTACCTGCTGGAAAAGACCGGCGTGGCCTGTGTGCCCGGCTCGGCCTTTTATTCCGGCCCGGTGGGCGAGACGTTGGCCAGGTTCTGTTTTGCCAAGGAAATGAATGTGTTGGAGGACGCCATGCAACGGATGGGGAGGCTATCGTGACCGAAAAGGAAAGAGCGGAATTCAAGCGGTTTGCCGCCGAAGAGATCGCGGCTCTGGAAACGGAGATCCCCCGGCTCGCGGAACTGGTCAAGCCCGTGGCCCCGGACAACGCCATCGGGCGCATCTCGCGCATGGACAATATCGTCAACCAGTCCGTGGCCGAGGCCCAACTCTCCAAGGCCAAGGTGCGCCTGGCCCGGTTGCGGGAGGCCATGAAACGGGCGGACGAGGACGAGGAGTTCGGCCTGTGCCTGGATTGTGGGGACCCCATACCCATGGCCCGGCTCAAGGCCATGCCCGAGACCGGTTACTGCGTGGACTGCGCCGAATAGGGGCTACAGGGCCCCGGCGGCCATCGTGTAGAGCCGCTTGAGCATGTCCGGGGGCAGGGGGTTGTCCCAGACGCCCGCGTAGCCCGCCCATATTCTCGCCGCGATCAGGACCAGCACGGCCCCGACAGCCACGGTCGGCCACGGGATGCTGTGTCCAACAGCCTTGAATTCGAGACATCCGTTCACCGGACAGGCCCCCACGCATTGGCCGCAGCCGATGCAGTCCGGGGAGAGAACGCGATCCTTCTTTTCCACTTGTATGCCCGAGGGGCAGCGGGCCGAGCATCTGCCGCAGTGCGCGCAGGCTTCGGCGTCTCGCTGCACGCGCACCGGCCCGAACCAGGCGATGAGGCCCAGGAGCGCGCCATAGGGGCAGAGATAGCGGCACCAGAAGTTGCGCACCACGAGGCTGAGCAGGGCGAGGGCCGCGAATATGGCCAGAGCCGTGCCGGACGGATGCAGAAAGAAGTCGAGCATCCTGGCGTCCGAGGTCATGTTGAACGGACTGCGCAGGAAGGATTCCAGTGAGCGCGGGCTCATGGAAAAGACCGCGAACAGGAAGCCGCTCATGAGCACGTATTTCAGGGCGTGGAGGGGCAGGTCGAGCCAACGGGGCGGAATCTTGGCCAGTCCCATCCTGCGTCCGGCCCGTTCCAGCAGGCCCGAGAGGAACCCCACCGGACAGATGTAGCCGCAGAATCCCTTGCGGAAGAGAAAAGCCATGACCAGTGCGGCCAGGAACACGGCCAGCCCGGCCGGGTGCGCCTGGTCCCAGAGGCCGGAGGCCAGAAGTCTGCGGAAGCCGAGCAGCGCGCTGATGGGCAGGAAACCTTCCACCGCGCCGGGTTTGGGCACGAAGACATCGGATCGGCCTGCGGCCCAATCGAGGAAGAGGATGAAGCGGTAGCCCGCGTAGAGGGAGAAGAGGGTGAAAGCCGCCTGGACGGCTTGCCGGAAACGCTCGGGAGTCATTTTTGTCATGGGAACCTATCCTGTCAGGCGGGTCCCTATACTCATCGCGTCCGGACCGCAACCGGCTGCAAGCGGCTGCACAAGCGGCGGGTTACTTCCGATCCTTCTTTTTGCCGCCCACGCCCCTTGTGATGATGCCGACCGTCAGCGCGAACATGAAGTAGCTGATGAGGCTCTGGACGACGAGCAGGACCTTGCCGTCCCATGTGTGGGGCACTATATCGCCGAAGCCGAGCGTGGTCATGGTGACTACCGTGAAGTAAAGGGAGTCCAGCAGGGGCTGGGCGTCGCCGGTTCCGAAACCGAAGGGCGGGGGCGAGCCTGCCAGGAAGTGCATTCCCTCCAGAGTCGCGTTGACCAGTGTGAAGCCGATCAGGGTGGCCAGGTAGATGCGCAGGAGTTCGCCCACATCGGTCCAGCGTATCTCGCTGTCGGGCACAAGCAGGGCCACGGCGCGGTGCGTGAAGGCGTGGATGTTCCAGCCCAGGACGGACAGGACCAGGATGGCGAGGCAGAGGACGCCCCAAACGCTGAGGGTCAGAAGGATGTCCGCCGCTCCGGCCAGAAAACCGACGGTGGCGGCGTAGCGCAGGCGCGCTCCGGTGTATAGCCCCAGCGTGGTCCGCCAGCGGCGGCGTAGGCGCCGGTTCCTGTTCAGGTGATAGGCGACGGTGGCGGCTGCCACGGCCGCTCCGTTGAGCGCGGCCAGGAGCAGCACCCGGGCGTTTCCGTCCGGCAGCGCCTTTGGCCTGGGCATTTCACTTGCCCCGAGCAGCAGGACGGCTCCTACAAAGAAGCAGGGCACGAAGTGGGTCAGCCAGACCTGGATGAAGAGCGGTTCCCTGGGATGCTGCATGTCTGTGAATCGCTCGGGCATTGGCGGCCTATGCCGTTTCTTCGATGGCCTTGGCGAACTGCTTGTAGCTCACGGTGACGATGGGCTTGTCCAGGAGCGAGTCGACGAGCCGGATATGCAAAGCGTCCCTGTCCTCGTGCGAGAGCCCGGCCAGAACGTCTCCGTAGTCGCGGTCGTTGGTCTTGATATGCGTGACCCACCACTTCGCGATGGGCCGCAAGAGGTCCGAGCCGCTGTCGCCGGATTGCACCCGGAGCATGATGTCATGGCGCAGACGGGGCATGATCTCGCTGCGGAAAACATGGTGGCGCAGTTTGTGCTGCTCCGTTGTTTCGACGGAGTATCCGAATTGGTCCGCGAGAATATCGAGAATCCGTTCCTCCAGTTCAAGGTGTTGCTGGGTGAATCGGCTCAGAAAGCTGAATATGTTGGAGAGATTCTTTTTGGTGGGGTTGAATTCCCCGGCGTTGAGCTTCCGCCACCACGTGTCGATGAGCCGCAGGATGCTGCGGTGCTGGCTGTCCAGATTTTCCATGTGGACGGAGAGGTCCGGGGTCCAGATCAGGGCTGTTTTCGGTTTTGCGTTCATATTGTATCGTCGGAGTTTGTTTCGGATAATATATATATTATCATGCCCATGTCCAGCCGGGAGCGGTGTGGCGGGCCAGGACGGCGAAGGCTGAACGCGCCGGTTCTAATGCGTTTCGGCAGCGGTTTGCCGAAGGGGTGTTTCCCCCCGGAGCGGCCCGCTGCCCTTGACTATCCGGGGAATCTGGCTTAACAAACGTCCTCTTTGCCCGCGCTGGACGCTGGTCTCTACGCAGGTAAAAATAATAATTTTATTTATTTCAGGGAGTTGATAAGTTGTTCGAGAGCTTGCAAGAAAGACTCAGCTCCACCTTCTCCAAGTTGGGCGGCAAAAAGACCCTTGATGAGAACAATATCAAGGAGGGTTTGAGGGAGGTGCGTCTCGCGCTTCTCGAGGCCGACGTCAACTTCAAGGTGGTCAAGCAGTTCGTTGACCAGGTCAAGGAACGTGCTCTCGGCGACGAGGTCCTCAAGGGGCTTGAGCCCGGCCAGCATTTCATAAAGATCGTCAACGAGGAGCTCGTGGAGCTTCTGGGCGGCGAGCAGAAGGACCTGGACCTCAAGGCCCGGCCCCTGAAGCTGATGATGGTCGGCCTTCAGGGCTCGGGTAAGACGACTTCCTCGGGCAAGATCGCGCTCTATCTGCGCAAGCACCACGGCAAGAAGCCGTACCTGGTGCCCGCGGACGTCTATCGCCCGGCGGCCATCGACCAGCTCAATACCCTGGCCCGCCAGCTCGATGTGCCGGTGTATCCGTCCACCACGGACATGGACCCGGTGGACATATGCCGCGACGCCGTGACCAAGGCCGAGGAACTGGGTTGCGACCTGATTCTTTTCGATACGGCGGGTCGTCTGCACATCGACGAAACGCTGATGGGCGAGCTTGAGAACATCAAGCGCGAGTGCGAGCCGCAGGAAATCCTGTTCGTGGCCGACGCCATGACCGGCCAGGATGCCGTGACCGTGGCCGAGAGCTTCAACGAGAAGCTCGGCATCACCGGCGTTGTCCTGACCAAGATGGATGGCGACGCCCGAGGCGGCGCGGCCCTGTCCATCAAGACCGTCACCGGGCGGTCCGTGAAGTTCGTGGGCGTGGGCGAGAAGCTCTCCGAGCTGGAGCTTTTCCACCCGGACCGTATCGCCTCGCGCATCCTCGGCATGGGCGACATGATGACCCTCATCGAGAAGGCGCAGGGCCAGATCGACGAGGACGAGGCCAAGGCCATGGCCGAGAAGATGGCCAAGGCCGAGTTCGATTTCGAAGACTTCCTCGGCCACATGAGGAAGCTCAAGAAGCTCGGCTCCATGGAGGGACTGCTCAAGCTCATTCCCGGCATGGGCAACATCATGAAGCAGCTTGGCGACAACGCCCTGCCCGAGGATGAGTTGAAGCGCACCGAGGCGATCATCTCTTCCATGACCCTCAAGGAGCGCCGCCAGCCCGACCTGCTCAAGAATGTGAGCCGCAAGGAGCGCATCGCCAAGGGTTCGGGCGTGAAGCTCGCCGACGTCAACGCGCTTATCAAGAATTTCAAGCAGATGAGCAAAATGATGCAGTCCATGATGGGCGGCGGCAAGAAGAAGGGCAAGTTCGGCCTGCCCAAGCTGCCCGGCCTGGGCGGGGGTGGAATGCCCGATCTGAATGCGCTTGGGGGCGGAATGCCCGGAATGCCCGGAATGCCCGGAATGCCTGGTATGCCTGGCATGGAGGATGACGGCCCCAGGCGGACCGTCTCCAAGAAGACGCTCAAAGAGCGCAAGAAGAAAAAATTGAACAAAAAGAAGAACAAGAAGGGTCGCAAAAAGTAGGCGGCCGACAACTTAGGTCCTTCAGTGATAAAACTTGCCATCTCGTGGGCAAAAACGTATTAATTAACTATTGGGAGTATAAGAACCATGGCAATGAAAATCAGACTGACCCGGATGGGTTCCAAGAAGCGTCCCTTCTACCGCGTCGTGGCTCTGGAGAGCACTACCCGCCGTGACGGACGTCCTGTCGAATACCTCGGGCACTACAACCCCATGGTCGAGCCGAATGAGATCGTTCTCGACATGGAGAAGATCGAAAAGTGGTTGGAAAAGGGCGCTGAGCCCAGCAACACGGTTCGTTCTCTGATGAAGAAGGCCGGCAAGTAGCTTGCGCTTCTTCCCACAGGCGGGTCTCGTCGGCCCGTCCTGCAGGGTCCGGATCACGTTTGGCAGCTCATATTCACGGCGCGCGGCGACGCGTCGGCACCGGAGGTGACGTCATGTTGAAAGAGATGATTGAGTACATTGCCAAGTCCCTGGTGGACAACCCGGACGAAGTGCAAGTTTCTGAAGTCGAAGGCGAGCAGACCTCGGTTATCGAGCTGAAGGTGGCCAAGGAAGACCTTGGCAAGGTGATCGGCAAGCAGGGCCGCACGGCGAGAGCCATGCGCACTTTGCTCGGAGCCGCTTCCACCAAGGCGAGAAAACGCTCCGTTCTGGAGATCCTCGAGTAGCTTTCTCGTTTGAGAACGGCTGAACATTTGCACGTCCGCGTGAGGGCTTGAAAAGGCCTGAGGCGAGACGCGAACGATCACGGACCGGCGTGCGGGCTTGCCCCGCGCGGCGGCCCCGGTCTTTTGCAGCAAGCGAACGGATGGCCCATGAAAGAAGAGCCCGGTTTCATCCCCGTGGGCGGGGTGGTAAAGGCGCACGGAATCAGGGGGGAGTTCGGCATACGGTGCTATGCGGACTCCCCGACCCTTTTCGACGGCACGCCGCTGTTCCTGTCCAACGGAAAGGGACGCCCCAGACCCATTGAGGTCAGCGCATGGCGTGAGCACAAGGACCTCGTCCTGATAACCTCTCCCCAGGTCCGGGATCGCGACCGGGCCGAGGCCCTGCGCGGGAGCGAACTCCTGGTGCGCGCCGAAGACCTGCCCGACCTCGACGAGGGCGAGCACTACCTGTATCAGCTTGTCGGCTGCCGGGTGGTTCTGGAGGACGGAAGCGAGGTCGGTGAGCTCAAGGGGTACTACGAGACCGGCGAGCAGGACACCTGGGTCATCGTCGACAAGGCTGGCACCGAGATTCTTCTGCCCGCCGTGCCGGAGTTCGTCCTGGACATCGACCTGGACGCCGAAGTCATCGTCATCGAGCCGCCCGAAGGGCTGCTGGACCTGTACCTCAACCCCGAGCCGCCCAAAAACAAGACGGGCCGCCCCCCGCGCCGCAAGAAGCAGACTTCATGAATTTTCACCTCGTCTCCATCTTCCCGCACTTTTTCGAGTCGCCCTTTACCTGCGGCCTCATGTCCAAGGCCGTGGAGACCGGGCTGGTCAAGCTCGACTGCGTGGACGTGCGGCAGTTCGCGGGCGGTGTCCACAAGTCCGTGGATGACCGTCCCTTTGGCGGCGGGCCGGGGATGCTCCTCAAGCTCGACCCCATGATAAAGGCGCTCGACTCCATCGAGTCCCGGGGGCGGGTCCTCATGCTTTCCCCGCGCGGCAAGCCCCTGACTCAGGCCCTTTCCCGCGAACTGGCGGACCAGGAGGACCTGACCGTCATCTGCGGCCGGTACGAGGGTATCGACGAGCGGCTCCTTGATCTCTATCCCATTGAGCTGGTGTCGGTCGGCGATTTCGTGCTCAACGGCGGAGAGGCCGCGGCCGTCTGTCTGGTCGAGTCCGTGGCCCGGCTCCTGCCCGGGTTCATGGGACACGAGGAATCCGGCGACGAGGAATCCTTTTCAGCCGGACTGCTCGAATACCCGCACTTCACCCGGCCCGAGGACTTCGATGGTCTGGCCGTGCCCGAGGTGCTTCGCTCCGGCGACCACGGCAAGATCGCCGAATGGCGTCGAGATCAATCCCTGACCGCCACTCTGCGCGACCGGCCCGACCTTCTGCCCGAGGCGCGGCTGACCGTTGAGGACGTCGATTTTCTGCGGACCCTGCCGCGCACCCGACTCGGCCGCAATCTGTATATCGCCCTGTGCCACTACCCCGTGACCAACAAGTTCGGGGAAAAGGTGGCTGTGTCCGTGACCAACCTGGACCTGCACGACATGGCCCGCGTGGCCCGCAGTTACGGTCTGGGCGGGTTCTACGCGACCACGCCCATAGAGGACCAGAAGGCCCTGGCCGAAAAGCTTCTGGGCCATTGGCGCGAGGGCGCGGGCTCGCGCGCTAATCCGGACCGGGCCGAAGCATTTTCCAAAGTCAAGGTTTTTGATGATATCGAGAGTGCGGTCCTTGACATTGAGGCGCAAACAGGGCAATGTCCGCGCCTCGCGGCTACTTCAGCTCGGCTGGATCGCCGCAAGCAAGCCCAGCCCGCCCTGACCTTTGGGGAAGTGCGAAGCTGGCTCGCCAACACTCCGGTATTATTGATTTTTGGTACCGGACACGGTCTGGCGGAGGAAGTCCTCTCCAAAACGGACGGCATTGTGAGGCCGCTTCGGTATTTGGATGACTACAACCATCTGTCTGTACGCAGCGCGGTGGCGATTATCGTCGACCGGCTCGTCGCGGATGAGTACTAGAGGCGGATAATTCCTTTCCGTCGCTTCGGCGGCGCGAGGATTGTCCAGCACTCTTCACTTTTAAGGAGATCATCATGGACATCATCAAGAAAATCGAAGCCGAACACATCCGCTTGGATATGCCCGATTTCAAGGCCGGCGACACCGTCAAGGTGCACTACCGGATTATCGAGGGCGAGAAAGAGCGCATCCAGGTCTTCCAGGGCGCGGTTCTGCGTCGCCGTCGCGGCACCACCAACTCCACCTTCACCGTTCGCAAGATTTCCGACGGTATCGGCGTGGAGCGCGTGTTCCCCATGCATTCCCCCTTCATTGACCGCGTCGAAGTGGTCTCCGAGGGCAAGGTTCGCCGCTCGCGCATCTACTACCTGCGTAACCTGCGCGGTAAGGCCGCCCGCATCAAGTCCAAGCAGATCTGGGAATAGTTTTTCGGATAGGCGGCGCGATCCGCGACGCCGGTTCCCTAAAACATATCAGATTATATGGATATATATGCCCGGAGTGTTTAACTGCACTCCGGGCTTTTGTGGTTTTGACTCAGGCCGGCTGCCGTTGCGCGGCCCTAGGTCGGCCGAGCGGTCTCCGCGCTTCCCTTCCCGGTCCGTTTCAGGCACAACAGCTCCATCATGACGCAGGGGTCGCTTTTCATATCTTCAGGATTCTCCCCCATCGAAATCGCCGGGGTCGACGAGGCTGGGCGCGGGTGTCTGGCCGGGCCGGTGGTGGCAGGGGCGTGCATCCTTCCCGCCGAATACGATCTGCCGGGGCTGAACGACTCCAAGCAGCTTACCGCCGAGAAGCGCGAGACGCTTTATCCGCTCATTCGCGAGCAGGCCGTGGCCTGGGGGCTGGGCGTGGCCTGGCCGTGGGAGATCGACCAGATAAACATCCTCCAGGCTACGTTCCAGGCCATGGGCAGGGCCGTGCGGGCCATGAAGGTCCACCCCCGGTTCCTGCGCATCGACGGTGACAAGATCGTCCCGAAGCACGCGCTGCTGCTCGATATCCCCCAGGAGTGCG from Pseudodesulfovibrio thermohalotolerans includes the following:
- the trmD gene encoding tRNA (guanosine(37)-N1)-methyltransferase TrmD, which gives rise to MNFHLVSIFPHFFESPFTCGLMSKAVETGLVKLDCVDVRQFAGGVHKSVDDRPFGGGPGMLLKLDPMIKALDSIESRGRVLMLSPRGKPLTQALSRELADQEDLTVICGRYEGIDERLLDLYPIELVSVGDFVLNGGEAAAVCLVESVARLLPGFMGHEESGDEESFSAGLLEYPHFTRPEDFDGLAVPEVLRSGDHGKIAEWRRDQSLTATLRDRPDLLPEARLTVEDVDFLRTLPRTRLGRNLYIALCHYPVTNKFGEKVAVSVTNLDLHDMARVARSYGLGGFYATTPIEDQKALAEKLLGHWREGAGSRANPDRAEAFSKVKVFDDIESAVLDIEAQTGQCPRLAATSARLDRRKQAQPALTFGEVRSWLANTPVLLIFGTGHGLAEEVLSKTDGIVRPLRYLDDYNHLSVRSAVAIIVDRLVADEY
- the rplS gene encoding 50S ribosomal protein L19, with amino-acid sequence MDIIKKIEAEHIRLDMPDFKAGDTVKVHYRIIEGEKERIQVFQGAVLRRRRGTTNSTFTVRKISDGIGVERVFPMHSPFIDRVEVVSEGKVRRSRIYYLRNLRGKAARIKSKQIWE
- a CDS encoding KH domain-containing protein codes for the protein MLKEMIEYIAKSLVDNPDEVQVSEVEGEQTSVIELKVAKEDLGKVIGKQGRTARAMRTLLGAASTKARKRSVLEILE
- a CDS encoding ribonuclease HII → MTQGSLFISSGFSPIEIAGVDEAGRGCLAGPVVAGACILPAEYDLPGLNDSKQLTAEKRETLYPLIREQAVAWGLGVAWPWEIDQINILQATFQAMGRAVRAMKVHPRFLRIDGDKIVPKHALLLDIPQECVIKGDGTVPAISAASILAKTFRDRLMVSLAKRYPGYGLSQHMGYGTKTHVEAIQTLGPCRIHRLTFKKVKPEDKPQVQGSLF
- the rpsP gene encoding 30S ribosomal protein S16, which translates into the protein MAMKIRLTRMGSKKRPFYRVVALESTTRRDGRPVEYLGHYNPMVEPNEIVLDMEKIEKWLEKGAEPSNTVRSLMKKAGK
- the rimM gene encoding ribosome maturation factor RimM (Essential for efficient processing of 16S rRNA), translating into MKEEPGFIPVGGVVKAHGIRGEFGIRCYADSPTLFDGTPLFLSNGKGRPRPIEVSAWREHKDLVLITSPQVRDRDRAEALRGSELLVRAEDLPDLDEGEHYLYQLVGCRVVLEDGSEVGELKGYYETGEQDTWVIVDKAGTEILLPAVPEFVLDIDLDAEVIVIEPPEGLLDLYLNPEPPKNKTGRPPRRKKQTS